CTCTATACAAGTGTGTTCTTCTATAGAGGATCAATAGATTTGTATACTAATAAGTACATTCTGCCTCTCAACCCTCAGGTGTTCTGTTCACGGCTAACAGAAGAAGCAGCTCGAGGCTCGTTTCCTCCTGAGGTGATAAGAAACATCTTTTCCAACATTTCCTCTGTCTACTCCTTCCACAGCCAGTTTCTGCTGCCAGACCTGGAAAACTGCATCCGACACTGGTGGGTCTTTAAAACAGTTACCGTACTTTCAcaaccaaaaggcgcactgtaccaaaaggcgcagtctcagttatgtgtgccattactgtatttaaaacacacataaggcgcacctgattatatggcgagggttttatatacaatccatgcccacacttccccctttaacattctcatggtgtcctctactacgtcgtaGAGATGGGATTTATGGCTCTTTGAGGGGAGCTGGATCTTGGTGAGCCGTTCCTTTCAAAGAGCCGTTCAAAAAACTGGctcatttggctcatttttatatttattaaattttaaaaagccagtCTGGCCTTAACTCATTTAATCTTGGAAATAATCACTGGGAGGAATGAATTTAGATATCCCACCAATATGAGTTTgaattattctgaaatattgATTATAACCTTATTTGACACGTGTGGATTAGATTTTAAAGTCTGCCACTTTTACTGTTGAATGTTGAGTTTTCAGGTgtctgtgcaaattatttgtggAGCCTgacttagaaatatttttttgacaaatactgcatttacccttACTGTCTGCCACGAGAGAAAAGTGCATCCAAATGCTGCTTCGTTTCCTTAATTGGCTCATTTTGTCAACGACGACGGACTGACTCtcccatgggcgtaaccaccatctcagaagtgagggggacaaatttttcagggCAATTTatcattcttttacatttaattgcaccgcccttagtggctaaagaaccacataatccctaacagccacagtacaataccaggggaccaactaggctcgttctttaaactataaaatctaaagttttagtgaccaaactctagttgagttgacaacaatgtcccttgaacatctactggacgagtagccaaaggtgccaaacactgaacatgaaatgatcagtacggcctggtttctccctgcaatagatatcttattttcaggaagttataatctctccttacctgtaaagaccctacatccttgtccctgctgctggcctctgatccatctcctccctgactctgctctttctgttatggcaataaacataaaaaatgtggtaagaaaaattctgaaatagcattaggaagagtaaaaattgcagtagaatttaacctcaaaatcactttaacccatagatacatattttttttctcagccacttatatatttttttcacctctgcagaccctgcatggtcaacattactgctggccgccgcctctggtccatctcctgcctgactctgttctttgttatggaaataatcattaaaaaatctgaaaatcaaaattctgagaaggagtaaaaaatagttgtgaatttataccatagatagcctattcttttctctcctccctgactctcctcttttgggcccaaaagacttaaatacatggagagcaattgtgagcacatcttctgcccagaaatgaaagaggactgggtttattccaagaataaactaattagcagtaatgtaacagaggcaaccacatttgaattactgttaactagcttaacatattgatatattgccatgttttaccttgtcatcatttagctaacaagtctaacattgtttgcatccaacaaggtcacacgacttacacggtttgtttggaaaaaactgtaaagttttttgcttcttgctggctctggctggtttgctaaacattactccagacgcacgttcagcacagcagcacgtctcctctggaacacctgcgttagcatgcgctcatggtgcattcaaagacggctcgggaaaacacgttactggatgctaataacgggtttagctgttgtaacggctgaaaaaagtgcgggggacagaggggacagatgtggaaagtgcgggggacatgttccacgcgtaccccgcgtccgttacgcccatggactctcctcctcctcatttagaccgctcgctgctgctgctgctgctgctgctgctgctgctgctccaaggCAGGGGAcgttcactgtttctgtgttgttgttttatttttttactggcgCACTCACGTGAAGGCAGCATATGCACAACGTGGCGTGACGCTATTTGCATATCTAATAAGCACCGCGCAGCTGGGCTGCACTCCTCCCCATgtaactgggggaaaaaaagaacggTTCCCAGCTGCGACTCGGTTCCCATCGTTCATGTTAACGAGCCGTTCAAAAGAACCAGTTCGTTCGTGAACGTCACAACActacgccacaatttgccaatggattgtagatgcttgggctaacgtgtctgctggcactgttgttcgagctttcgcaaaagccggcatcatttccgaggcgccgcacggcacggaaagtgactctgacagtgaagaaagtgagcctggcatgtttgatggaggtttagcgcagctgttcaattcagaaacagaggatgaggacttccatgggtttgattgatgacgattaccggtaaaaaaaaaaatgtaaataccaaactcagttttgctcccgctctatttttaaatacgcacacttgtgtgcttgtttaatccgtgtgttttaccatgcccgcgactattgatgatttaaaaaatgttagtactctgtaatcaatacttaaataaagcacaaccaaactcagttttgctcccgctctatttttaaatacgcacacttgtatgcttgtgtgtgtgttgttgttgtaaggccgactgtggcgtaactcgcccggcgctgccttccactcttagtgaaactgtggtccccatcggtcatccatcgctcccacgccgctcgcagccttactttgaacggccggttcacaccgatgtccagcagttggagttcctttgtcaggcctcccggaatgacagcaagctcagagttcatttgcttcacttgtttttttcacatcggctgtgagatgggcacgcatagagtcacagatcaacagcgatggtgatgcgtggaaaaaaccacctggtctacgtccgcctttcaacaacacacagaggacgcactgcaccatagggcgcgccgcacaatttgaagaaaatctaagacttttatgtgcgccttatagtcgtgaaaatacggtataaCTTCATTTTGCAAGTCGCTTTAGTATGAAAATTTGAAACTATGACATAAAGCTGTCCATCTAATCaataatattctttaaaaatgaacacacaaGGGTTCTCAACTaagctgtttttgtttaaactATACCCTAGTATAACTGATGCATCAAAGAAACAACTTTAACCCACTATATACAACCTTATCTGTAAAACATGACAGGGATGACTGTCATTGATTGTTGAAAGTTCTTCTTGATTGATTCTTGCAGAGAAATTCACCCTCTGATCCCTGGTGGATTTGTATaggcatgttgtccaaaaaagtcatcaaaatgacagtttatcagacccagaaactgtaaaaacaagaaaaatcactgtatatattttactttgtgatggCAGTTGAACTACTCGTATATAACATGCCGTTCGAACAGAAAACAACTttatattgctgtgaaaaatgagcccacagtgaataaaaaatatgatgaggaGCAAAAATCTtacagaaactgcttgaggttcattaaaggtttttctttatttttggtgaatccTCTGTTTtacttgcttttattttcatatatattctttttttaatgacttCAGGTCTGGTACAGCATCAAAACTCAACAAGCAAAACATTTAGTGGTATCTTTTTAGACATTAGAACATCATTCATTCAACTTCAGTGCTGtctcttcttttaaaaaaaggttaCACTGTAAATATGACGATGTAGAAACTAGACGTTTTCACTTTACCTTCGCCATCATTGTTTAGTTTTGAAGTGAGTGtgaaccaacaaaaaaaacaacaaaacacttcagtCTTCACCCTCTGACCCTCAAACTTCCTACTTCCTCTACATCCAGGTGTGAAAGTCCCGGTTTGGGTAAAGTTCTTCTACAAAACGCACCTTTTTTGAGGATGTACGCCGACTACGTCAGGAACTTTGACCAGGCCATGGAGCTGGTGAGAACCTGGACAGAACGTTCTTCTGCCTTCAGGAACATCATCCAGGACATCCAGGTCAGCAGGGTAGAGTCAGATATTCCTGATTCTGATCCACCGACATGATGTGATCCAGAGGTTTTGTCCTGTTTCAGACTCAGGAGGTTTGTGGGAACCTCACCCTGCAGCACCACATGTTGGAACCGGTCCAGAGGGTTCCACGTTATGAGATGCTGCTGAAGGATTATCTGAAGAAGCTGCCGGAGGAGGATCCAGATTATGAGTTTGCTCAGAGTAGGTACTCTGTGTCTTTATACCATCTAGTCACAGTTCATTATGTTCTGCTTCAACAGTATCTTTGCTCAAAAGGCGTTTGTGCCCAGTATTTCCCTAATTTTTCCTTCATTGAGTGCCCTTCTTCGTTGGGAAGCTCATTATTTCTGTTATCTCTTCCCACAGAATCCTTGCAGACTATTTCCATGGCAGCCACACATTCAAACAGCGCCATCCACAAAGCTGTACGTTTCCATAACCTGCCACACGTTTTACTTTTACTTGCATAGAGGGACATTTCATCAGTCGGACAGCACAATAAATGCCAAAAGTGACTCTGAAAAAATGTGGTTTTGATCTgtatttcatccatttttaCTACCTAAATTATCAACTGTGGAAACTGTTCATTTCTTTCAGTGTTTATAATCGTTCTTCTGCTACAGGAGAGCTTAAAACGGCTGCTGGAGATCTATGAGATGGTTGGTGAGGAGGAGGTGGTCAACCCAACTAATGAGTTTCTCAGGGAAGGGCGTCTTCTCAAACTTGCTGCCAGGAACACATCAGCCATGGAGAGACATCTGTTCCTGGTCAgaaaactgatgcagaaaatgacTTCTTTACCTAATTTTCTTCCCTTTTAAAGAGTAAACTGTGCTTTTCCAAGTTGTTCCAGCTAATGGCGCCTTAAGGTGTGAGGGCTAGTTGGCTGCATGAACGTGGAATTTACGGTGTGTAACTTTTCTCCACAGTTCAACAACTTTCTGCTGTGCTGCTCTCCGAGGTTCAGCCTGGTTGGACAACGCTTTACCATTCGTTGCAGGATCGGAGTGGAGGGCATGCACGTGCAGCAGACCACCAACGAAGACCATCTGTACACCTTCCAGGTCTCTGGGAAGGAGAGGATTCTGGAGCTACAGGCCAGGTGGGTGTTTACACAACAACTAAACTGTATGAATGTAGTCATCTGGCAAGGTTGTAGTGGTTCAAAGTGGAGTTCAGTGAAATTTAGAGCAAGCGAGGCAATGCACCAAAAAGTTAGTTTACATTCAGATAGAAATTCAGGTTTGCAGGAACCTAAGCACTTACTTAAATGATGACATATCAACATCAGGATCTGTGCATGTGATCTCAGAATCAGAAagcttttttgtcattgtacCAAACAGTACAACAACATTTTCTGTGCACCCCTAAAAGAAACCCTATACAATTATACGCACACACTCTTTCACACCCACATTCAAAAATAGTGAAGTACAAATATGAACATTGGTGCTGAATTATGTTACTAGAATGACCTCAATGACTGCAATTTTTCAGTGGCCAGTTGCATTTGCGCATTTCACAATTGACCTACAGAAGCAGCACCATGTTGAAATCTGCCAGAATTTCCATCAAAAGGCCCACAATTATCTGTCATTCATGTTGAACATCTTACCAGAGATGACAGTTGGGTCTGACCCTGCAGCCTGAGGATCAAACAGCCATCTTTGTAGTTTTTAAGACTAAAGAAAGTATGCCAAGGATGAGAAGATGCTTGTCATCCTGAGGCATCTATCCAAGAATATTCAGAACAAATCATTTGAACTGTGGCCTTTAAGCAACTGGATGCTACATCATGACAATGCATCCACTCacacatgttgaaaatgtggtaGTTCTTTGGCCCCATCAATGCAATTGTCGCTCTCCACCCACACAACTTTCCAGATGTGACTTCCTGTAATGTCTTTCTCTTCCCCCAAATTAAATTCAAGTTGTAGAGTCGCCATTTTAAAACAGACCCAGACGTGAAACTTTTTGATTGTACCTCGTACTTGCTAGCTATAGAGTGTGTTATTTGTTGTCCTAAAGTACTCAACATACTGCGTCCTGTGCTATTAAGCCTTTCGTGCTTCATAATTTTAAACGTAATCACTTATTATGTGTTTTGTCGCCTTTCCCTCCCCCAAAGCTCTGAACAAGACCGAGACGACTGGATAAAGGTACCAgggtatttttatttatttgcagcaCATTAAATGTTACTTGTATAGGGACAAGATTTTGCCGTTTAGGCTTTTAAAGTGAGTTTTATCTCCAGGTGATCCAGGAAGCCATTGATGTGtttcagaagaaaaatgaaacctTCAAGTTGGCCTCTAAGGAGCTGAACATGGAAGAACCAGTAAGTTGGATGACATTTGTTCTGTAATATGGAGTCAAGGAGAGGCTGTGAATCTTTGTGAACAatttagaaaacacacaaaggatATTAAACATCCTAGTTatgatattttttgctttacagACGGAAGAACTTGGCCGACGGGCTCCTCGCTGGATCCGGGACAATGAGGTGACCTTGTGTATGAACTGCCGGGAGCCTTTCAACGCCCTCACCAGGAGAAGACATCACTGCAGAGCCTGTGGATTTGTGAGTGATATGATAAACTGTGGCTTGTGAAAATGAACTTCTTCAGAGAATAATTCAGAGGTGACGATTTCCCTGCTTCCTCAGGTGGTGTGTTGGAGGTGTTCAGACAATAAGGTGGCTTTAGAGTACGACGGTAACAAGCTGAACAAAGTGTGCAAAGCTTGTTACTCCATCCTGACCAGCCAGAGTGGAGGCAAGGTGGAcggaaagagaaggagaagaacactggaggtgaacatgcgtgttttcttttgtttgaacttgcATAATTACACCACTCGACTACAATGAAGGCAGTTTTAAAGCTTCCAATGTGAGAAGtttgccattttaaaataataaaaaaatgccaCATGGCAATAAAATTTTGAGCATGTCTTGTATTTCTCCAGTCTGATCCACCTCCAGCTTCTACTGACAGTGTAATGAGTGGGTTCCTGCAGTATGGTAACAGTCCCATGATCTGGCAACAAATGTGGTGCGTTCTCACCAGAACTGAACCTCAAGTTCTTTACCTGTATGCTGATCTACAGGTAAGAACCTCTGTGACTGGAAAAACTGAGATATATGCATTTTGTAAGCTAGAAATGTTAATTATTGTTGCCACATTGTTGTTTGTGGTTGGATTATTTTGGTCAAATGTCATCTCCTGAGGATATTCATGTGACCTTGTCATATACAACAGTCAGCATCTGTCATCATGTGTTCGTATGTGGGGGGGAAAGAGGAAACAAGGCTAAAATTGTTCAGAGCTGTTGTGCAACCAGGTGGTTGAACAGATTCtgcaatattattatttttttttagatggatGAAAGAATTATAAAAACCTGCCCACAGATGATTAGAATATCCTTTAAAGTCTCTTTGATTTTAGAGAACCActatgaaaaaaacatgctttaaatttaaattaggCTTAGTTTAAAATAATAGTAATCTCTAAATGTCCTGCAGAATATTGTATTTGAGTTATTAATTCTCTATAAAGTGGTGCAGAGGTGTGGTCAAACACCAAAATATGCCTGAGTTAAGACTAGAAGTCTGATTTGTGAAGCAGTATTTGAGGCTATTGAGGTAATTCTAGTGTAATTTGGGGTTTTCAGAACTTTAACAGTAGTTCAGTTCTCACTGGGATACATCAAAATGTTGACTTATACCAGTTTATGTTTAAGATAATAGATCAGCACCTATAAAAACACAACCTACTGACCAATCAGTTCCCTTGGTAAATGGATTCACCATTACAAAAGGATCCAATAAAGCTCTGTGCTTTATTTAAACAGTGAGAGGGGAAGGTCAGagtttttagtcgttttgtaaATCTATATACCTTTGTGTAGTGGTACAAtactaaaacacaaactgattaCGTCACTAAAGATTTCTAAACTGATTGTTGACCTTGTAAGATTTGCAGTAAATTCTGAATTATGGTTTTATATTTGTTCTTTGCTTTGTCCCTAAATCATTGAACACCGTCAGCTAAAACCTGAGTTTCTACCAGCAATTTACTTAATATTGCATTTTCAGAATCTGGAAATATCTACTTTTTTGTACCATTTACTTCATGCACATTGTATTAATATACTGAACCTGTGCATATAGTACTTTTTGAAGTACTTTTATCCATCACACTTCCATATATATTCAGCAGTGCTATGCGCTGTTTTCGTACGATGCTGTTTTGATAGTTCGTAACCCATCAAATAAACTACATCACAGCTTTCATAGTTTGCACTTGCGCATACTTTTTTGCCCactatatttttagattttatttttgcacatttcttacTGTACTTGGGGAAAATAATGTAGTCTGATTGTGTGAATGCACCAACAGGATCCACTGTACACTTTTCAATGTCATTAAATATATTCTACTGTAGAAACAAATTAGTGGGATGTGTGTTCTATTTAAAATGTGAACAGACATGGCTTCAACCTTTGCATCCACTTCACTTTGCTGCTATATTTCCAGGATTCGAAGCCTCAGGTCAGTGTTCCTCTGCCGGGCTGCAGCGTTGATTCTTCCCCTCAGGAGCTCCAGAGTCGACCCTGTTTCTGTCTGAACCAGAACAAAACCAGGcacattttctgctgtgaagatCCCAACCTCAGACAGAGCTGGATGACtgctcttaaagctgctgtggtGCCAAACAGCATCAGTTTATCCAGATGCGGAGGCAACGGAGAGGAATTTGTGATCAACAAGGAGAATCAGTCCTGAATGTGGGAGGTactttttaaatgcaaacatcAACATACAGCAGCAGATGCTTAATGAATGAAATCTAGAGGAGAAATTCAGGAATTTAATGAACAATATTCAAACTGAAATCTCTGTTTTTTCCTGTATGAGTGGCTGTGTACTTTATTCTGAAATGgtttatattaaaataataaagtaaagGTGTTTTAACATGAGTCCGACTTTCCCTTCAGCTACAAAGATGTttgcagcagctctgcagaggttttctggttttttttttcttttcttacagCAGACTGAATTTTCCAGTGATACACAAAGGATCAATGACATCATAATTTACTTAAAAAAGCTATTCAACTGATTCCATTTCAATTAACATAAGATAGAACTAGTCATTTGAGACTAGTTATGAGGCATTTTTGGAttatttctggtttatttctgaCAAATTTTAAGGAAAAGTGCACAAATGTGATTTCAAATTTCGGAACTTTTTTCATTGGTCAATGAAAGTTGACCAGTTCAGTTGGtcaatttttgcatcattttgaacagatttatgtcattttgaaaatgCACTTAACCGTTCTGTGACCATTTTATATAAACGgtgatccagattaattttagtgggaGGGACAGGGGAgtacaacagattttttttttttttttttggggggggggaggcactgaaaagttgtaagaaaaaatgaaagctgctatcGACCTCTTgtttttacaaagtatttttcatgtttttttgttttttttttggctctttaacccaatagaaaagctgtatatgaccttttcattttggactgttaacattcaaattatgatggacttgtttcctcgtttatgtgaattacaacatcatcagctgcagcatctgccggTTACgtaaaactagtaagctcaaTGACAGAATCccgagggcaattaagtgacaaatattgtgcaagaactaCACTAAttacaaccctgtcaatttccacttagaatgtttactgacaattatcacaacTAACATAAGAAATGATATTCTGCACTTTTAGCAACTAgctctcagctgtaaaccataaacatcatagggttctatatactaatcagtctaaatcaaaatgagtactacccaatacacagtgaacaacaacaatctgtacccttgatctgtggtaaaataatctgaaatgttctatGCAGTAATGCCAATTATAAAATATAAGCAACACTAGaagtaaaaaagcgatatatacagtgttgtcttcattttaaatgccaaaaggattttgcggctcctggtgttttctgtgggaaacgggtcgaaatggctctttgagtgttaaaggttgccgacccctgcgctatactataggctttttttaattgacatattactatgacatttttttgttttatttttttagcaacatattgtccgaatttgaacagttttaaaaattactatacttttacttgtgcaatgaattATTATTCTACGGCatttttttagacgacatattatactctgatgttttcttgaaagaCATACTACTTTGACAATATTCTGCACTCTAacttttttgaaccacatatcatacatgacaattttaggcaacatcctatcattttgcactttttgacCCACATATTAAtctatgggttttttttccccgacatgctatactatgaactacaaGCCATCCtgtgttattcttgaaaagtatactatgacattttctgaactacatcctacaatatggcgttatacacagagtgctttggttacatgttaatttataatctagatttttttctgttttgttttttgacgggattaccacagacctgactgTGAACAAtgttgacacccacctgagagacgctgcctaagatctcaaGGCTGCTTGGTTGTGGTCTTTCTGGCTGTGCTGGAGAACATCTTCAGcaactacgtcttcttttgaagaggccctcagatgctgcaatctctgaccttaaggaggaactgctactttcactctgtaacgatacggcggttattttaaagacccagctcctggtggctttgagtgaaaatttaacatccttCAAAATagaactgcagacagttaaatctgagctgtcggtcagtatttcaaacatcaagtccgATCTGGGTGTtctcaggcgtgaactaaccatgatgtcacccgttggtttcaacgccgagaaaatgaagcccggattttgctacttcctggtcgccattttggaatttttggggccagtgacgtaaaaagctagcctagccgcgctagacccatgttctgaaggcacaagggtctagggccgctcgacagggagcgaggcgggctaaaaggttatctttcaaatcactctgcagcaattgggtaggtatacaaccaatcagtgcaacgaataggctgacgtaggtcctagagcgccggcggattgtggctaagtcccattagcttcccaaccagcggagccaactggtatattaaggatttgccatatcccgttggcataagtcccaatacgtctttcttctcagtgaaacacttcagtgccgtcctttgtttatctttcaagttgaattttagcttcaaatctttaagggctgtggccaaagccgagttgaaagataactgtttattgtgcgccggttgtttctgtcagaatcgt
This is a stretch of genomic DNA from Acanthochromis polyacanthus isolate Apoly-LR-REF ecotype Palm Island chromosome 1, KAUST_Apoly_ChrSc, whole genome shotgun sequence. It encodes these proteins:
- the LOC110968013 gene encoding FYVE, RhoGEF and PH domain-containing protein 4-like — its product is MFDLKKRSSLTLKGGRDSEEFRRVAVRRKVRGAVGDCGGPDLSDGRVCGSELIPTLGPEEDNGKSPTKKSPLKPQVPPKPAHLLSPLSIRQDQADTTETAVHPQINVTEQDQSPTRAYGVPVSCFSASQNCLGSLSPDRGAGSHFFNGSHISPARQAQGISNLSSNPLLKSPSPGKRGIQNCSPLREGGHSPAKHSPRNHSPLMGKLRTPSPVQGKMGSYSLARSSMSWLGLHRIPNDKMERQEKRAEKSLSVPDLIVYMDESRIHSETAERSPLKPLQSPNCKGPAAVNRRLNHTSNEGRQTSRETSTGQINGAVQGNGWLEVNGLSDKMEVSKTPTGSKFSCQWTKATTGDERIHEESRGEQNEEETEEEVREELQDEENTQQKLYKIATELLQTEKAYVARLHLLDQVFCSRLTEEAARGSFPPEVIRNIFSNISSVYSFHSQFLLPDLENCIRHWCESPGLGKVLLQNAPFLRMYADYVRNFDQAMELVRTWTERSSAFRNIIQDIQTQEVCGNLTLQHHMLEPVQRVPRYEMLLKDYLKKLPEEDPDYEFAQKSLQTISMAATHSNSAIHKAESLKRLLEIYEMVGEEEVVNPTNEFLREGRLLKLAARNTSAMERHLFLFNNFLLCCSPRFSLVGQRFTIRCRIGVEGMHVQQTTNEDHLYTFQVSGKERILELQASSEQDRDDWIKVIQEAIDVFQKKNETFKLASKELNMEEPTEELGRRAPRWIRDNEVTLCMNCREPFNALTRRRHHCRACGFVVCWRCSDNKVALEYDGNKLNKVCKACYSILTSQSGGKVDGKRRRRTLESDPPPASTDSVMSGFLQYGNSPMIWQQMWCVLTRTEPQVLYLYADLQDSKPQVSVPLPGCSVDSSPQELQSRPCFCLNQNKTRHIFCCEDPNLRQSWMTALKAAVVPNSISLSRCGGNGEEFVINKENQS